A part of Streptomyces sp. NBC_01235 genomic DNA contains:
- a CDS encoding helix-turn-helix domain-containing protein: MQVAVLAPASEARPRRSRSASVRRTAGWRAESASEAACFSRLRPHRRHGVTPQRPDFHHLITTVSGTLKQEVDFTTYDAIPDSWLWVRPGQAQRWGDLSEVEGHLVLFESDFLDPATVVAARLETPGSPVQYDAVDVHGVDLAIEHLCHEFGAVGDSPLDVHIAVLRHLLSVLVLRLADQPSGLPGTTEDSATFRRFREAVERDFAKTREVADYARNLSYSPRTLTRATASAVGTSAKGFIDERVMLEAKRRLAHSDEPAVRIAAHLGFSSATNFSKYFQSRAGQSPIQFRNASRQVSRPQR, encoded by the coding sequence GTGCAGGTTGCAGTGCTCGCGCCAGCATCTGAGGCGCGCCCGCGGCGATCGCGGTCGGCGAGCGTCCGCAGGACAGCCGGTTGGCGAGCGGAGAGTGCCTCGGAGGCGGCCTGTTTCTCCAGGCTCCGACCGCATCGCCGACACGGGGTCACGCCACAGCGCCCCGATTTCCACCACCTCATCACCACCGTCAGCGGGACGCTGAAGCAGGAGGTCGACTTCACCACGTACGACGCGATCCCCGATAGCTGGTTGTGGGTCCGTCCGGGGCAAGCCCAGAGGTGGGGGGACCTGAGCGAGGTCGAGGGGCATCTCGTGCTCTTCGAAAGCGACTTCCTCGATCCGGCCACGGTGGTCGCGGCGCGCTTGGAGACGCCGGGCAGCCCGGTGCAGTACGACGCCGTCGACGTCCACGGCGTCGATCTGGCGATCGAGCACCTCTGTCACGAGTTCGGTGCCGTCGGCGACAGTCCGCTCGACGTGCACATCGCCGTCCTGCGACACCTGCTGTCCGTGCTGGTGCTCCGGCTGGCCGACCAGCCGAGTGGGCTTCCCGGCACTACGGAAGACAGCGCCACCTTCCGCCGATTCCGCGAGGCGGTCGAGCGCGACTTCGCCAAGACCCGTGAGGTCGCTGACTACGCCAGAAACCTGAGCTACTCCCCGCGCACGCTCACGAGGGCAACCGCATCCGCGGTCGGTACCAGCGCCAAGGGGTTCATCGACGAACGAGTCATGCTGGAGGCCAAGCGCCGCCTGGCCCACAGCGACGAGCCCGCCGTCCGTATTGCCGCACACCTCGGCTTCAGCAGTGCCACCAACTTCAGCAAATACTTCCAATCCCGAGCCGGACAGAGCCCGATCCAGTTCAGGAACGCGTCCCGACAGGTCTCACGTCCGCAAAGGTGA
- a CDS encoding nuclear transport factor 2 family protein, whose product MTTRRVLVATVATSALLGAATVPAFASPPVSAGHAIGHVDGGARLDYQKTVAVRVLKEAFERGDTEIVDRFVRADYIQHNPLASDGAEALKNFAAGLHQQFPDTEYDVKRVISENDLVVVHSNLVLTPGSRGSAVMDIFRFLDGKIAEHWDTLQDVPDGSVNGNDMFSTVSRPQTGQPGPRSLTAANKALVTKAFDRLIVDKDLSALDLYWSAGYHQHNPGIADGVAGAREGLGAFFRAFPELTVSRKRVVAEGDLVAVHSHYVKAPGERGQSVVDLFRVQGRKIVEHWDVLQDVPATSANDNTMF is encoded by the coding sequence ATGACCACCCGTCGCGTCCTCGTCGCCACGGTCGCCACGTCCGCCCTGCTGGGCGCCGCGACCGTACCCGCCTTTGCCTCGCCGCCCGTCAGCGCGGGTCACGCCATCGGGCACGTCGACGGCGGCGCCCGGCTCGACTACCAGAAGACCGTTGCCGTACGCGTCCTCAAGGAAGCGTTCGAGCGGGGTGACACCGAGATCGTGGACAGGTTCGTGCGGGCCGACTACATCCAGCACAACCCCCTCGCGTCCGATGGCGCCGAGGCGTTGAAGAACTTCGCTGCCGGGTTGCATCAGCAGTTCCCCGACACCGAGTACGACGTCAAGCGGGTCATCTCCGAGAACGACCTCGTCGTGGTGCACTCCAACCTCGTACTGACGCCGGGAAGTCGAGGCTCGGCCGTCATGGACATTTTCCGGTTCCTGGACGGCAAGATCGCCGAGCATTGGGACACCCTGCAGGACGTCCCCGACGGCAGCGTCAACGGAAACGACATGTTCTCCACCGTCAGTCGGCCGCAGACCGGGCAACCTGGTCCGCGCTCGCTCACAGCCGCCAACAAAGCGCTCGTCACCAAGGCATTCGACCGGCTCATCGTCGACAAGGATCTCTCCGCGCTCGACCTGTACTGGAGCGCCGGGTACCACCAGCACAATCCCGGCATCGCGGATGGTGTGGCCGGTGCACGGGAGGGGCTCGGGGCGTTCTTCCGGGCGTTCCCGGAGCTGACCGTCTCCCGCAAGCGCGTTGTCGCCGAGGGCGATCTGGTCGCCGTCCACAGTCACTACGTGAAGGCGCCCGGCGAGCGCGGGCAGTCGGTCGTGGATCTGTTCAGGGTACAGGGCCGGAAGATCGTCGAGCACTGGGACGTGCTTCAGGACGTGCCGGCCACTTCCGCCAACGACAACACGATGTTCTGA
- a CDS encoding MBL fold metallo-hydrolase, with protein MHGTLTVIDKGQVRIHSYVSPEDGLGVTTQLIETPSRIIAVDAQFVLAYADEVVAYAKSLGKPLDRLVISHAHPDHYQGAARFGVPVHALPETTAEIVAMGAKTDLPTGTAIPLADMTPTVEITPGTEVIDGIPFVFEKVTGGEIHTTLVIKLPEEGVLVAQDVVYNHTHLWFLDKDFDGWQANIDRFAAETEYDTILPGHGKPTTPAVWAELTDYVNAGRELLGDDGDAYKKAITERYPAYQGAALIDVANAYMFGPRN; from the coding sequence ATGCACGGCACCCTCACGGTCATCGACAAGGGCCAGGTCCGCATCCACAGCTACGTCTCGCCCGAGGACGGCCTGGGCGTCACCACCCAGCTGATCGAGACGCCGTCGCGGATCATCGCCGTCGACGCGCAGTTCGTCCTGGCCTACGCCGACGAGGTCGTCGCCTACGCCAAGAGCCTGGGCAAGCCCCTTGACCGCCTCGTCATCAGCCACGCGCATCCGGACCACTACCAGGGCGCGGCCCGCTTCGGCGTCCCGGTGCACGCCCTGCCGGAGACCACCGCGGAGATCGTCGCCATGGGCGCCAAGACAGATCTGCCCACCGGCACCGCGATCCCGCTCGCCGACATGACTCCGACCGTGGAGATCACCCCGGGCACCGAGGTCATCGACGGCATCCCGTTCGTGTTCGAGAAGGTCACCGGCGGCGAGATCCACACCACCCTCGTGATCAAGCTGCCCGAGGAGGGTGTCCTGGTCGCTCAGGACGTCGTCTACAACCACACCCACCTGTGGTTCCTGGACAAGGACTTCGACGGCTGGCAGGCCAACATCGACCGCTTCGCGGCCGAGACCGAGTACGACACCATCCTGCCCGGCCACGGCAAGCCGACCACCCCAGCCGTCTGGGCCGAGCTCACCGACTACGTCAACGCCGGCCGGGAGCTGCTCGGTGACGACGGCGACGCCTACAAGAAGGCCATCACCGAGCGCTACCCCGCCTACCAGGGCGCAGCCCTCATCGACGTCGCCAACGCCTACATGTTCGGCCCCAGGAATTGA
- a CDS encoding helix-turn-helix domain-containing protein has translation MEVMTLADFRDRTRDWPWHIATPHRQDFHALMLVTAGTLRHRVDFTGYVLPPGSWLWIRPGQVHQWQNPDQAEAVLIFFQEDFVAPETAELAGLGTGTAPMPLYSPDPSEAPVLATAAEQLAAEFSQWDRHPLPVHTALLHRLLDVVLLRLAHLQQHGQAEESAPEPFLRFRDAVERGLSRTHRIDDYARELGYSTRTLTRATQTAAGLSAKDYLDQRLTLEAKRLLAHGTEPASTIAAHLGFTSATHFGKFFQRHTGQTPLAFRASQRASPPA, from the coding sequence ATGGAGGTCATGACCCTGGCCGACTTCCGCGACCGCACCCGTGACTGGCCCTGGCACATCGCCACCCCGCACCGGCAGGACTTCCACGCCCTGATGCTGGTCACCGCCGGCACCCTGCGCCACCGCGTCGACTTCACCGGGTACGTACTGCCGCCCGGTTCCTGGCTGTGGATCCGGCCCGGCCAGGTACACCAGTGGCAGAACCCCGACCAGGCCGAGGCCGTCCTGATCTTCTTCCAGGAGGACTTCGTCGCCCCCGAAACCGCGGAACTGGCCGGGCTCGGCACTGGCACCGCCCCAATGCCCTTGTACAGCCCCGATCCTTCGGAGGCCCCCGTACTGGCAACTGCGGCCGAGCAACTGGCCGCGGAGTTCTCCCAGTGGGACCGCCATCCGCTGCCGGTGCACACCGCCCTGCTGCACCGCCTGCTCGACGTCGTACTCCTGCGCCTGGCCCACCTGCAGCAACACGGCCAGGCTGAGGAATCCGCCCCCGAGCCCTTCCTGCGCTTTCGCGACGCTGTCGAACGAGGTCTCTCCCGCACTCATCGCATCGACGACTACGCCCGCGAACTCGGCTACTCCACCCGCACGCTCACCCGCGCCACCCAGACCGCGGCGGGCCTCAGCGCCAAGGACTACCTCGACCAGCGCCTCACCCTGGAAGCCAAGCGGCTCCTCGCCCACGGCACCGAACCCGCCTCCACCATCGCAGCCCACCTCGGCTTCACCAGCGCCACCCACTTCGGCAAGTTCTTCCAACGCCACACCGGCCAGACCCCCCTGGCCTTCCGCGCCTCCCAACGTGCGTCGCCGCCTGCGTAG
- a CDS encoding MBL fold metallo-hydrolase: MITTIFSEQRNGLRFDVFAGSEAALSPNCVLISGEHDAILIDVQFVIGEARELAQRVRDSGKQLKAVFITHAHPDHYGGMGEIASAFPGAPILARQGVIDGILEWPAKRLHWQEAYGDQIPDEMPVPEPLTGDSYSLEGHPVVFVDLPVAETVHATAFHVPDAQAVIAGDLLNHHSHCYMADTNNPASWLTALDQVQALGEHRIVVPGHGPVGGEEVIDDTRAWLEDYQEVAKPRVPVADIAREMSRRHPDRALPMLLWLTRGPSFGLVGPKELGVPPEVFGG, translated from the coding sequence ATGATCACCACTATCTTCTCGGAGCAGCGGAACGGGCTTCGTTTCGATGTGTTCGCGGGTTCCGAAGCGGCTCTGTCGCCGAACTGCGTCCTCATCAGCGGCGAGCACGACGCGATCCTGATCGACGTGCAGTTCGTCATCGGCGAGGCACGCGAACTCGCCCAGCGCGTCCGTGACAGCGGTAAGCAGCTCAAGGCGGTCTTCATCACGCACGCGCACCCGGACCACTACGGCGGCATGGGTGAGATCGCCTCCGCCTTCCCGGGCGCCCCGATCCTGGCCCGGCAGGGCGTCATCGACGGGATCCTGGAGTGGCCGGCCAAGCGCCTGCACTGGCAGGAAGCCTACGGCGACCAGATCCCGGACGAGATGCCGGTGCCCGAGCCGCTGACAGGGGACAGCTATTCCCTGGAGGGGCACCCGGTGGTCTTCGTGGACCTCCCGGTGGCCGAGACGGTCCACGCGACCGCTTTCCACGTGCCCGACGCGCAAGCCGTGATCGCCGGGGACCTGCTCAACCACCACTCGCACTGCTACATGGCGGACACCAACAACCCCGCGTCATGGCTCACCGCCCTGGATCAGGTCCAGGCGCTGGGAGAACACCGGATCGTGGTCCCGGGCCATGGCCCGGTGGGCGGGGAAGAGGTGATCGACGACACCCGCGCCTGGCTGGAGGACTACCAGGAGGTGGCCAAGCCACGGGTACCCGTCGCCGACATCGCCCGCGAAATGAGCCGCCGACACCCCGACCGTGCCCTGCCCATGCTGCTCTGGCTCACCCGAGGCCCCTCGTTCGGGCTTGTCGGACCCAAGGAACTGGGCGTGCCGCCGGAGGTGTTCGGAGGCTGA
- a CDS encoding helix-turn-helix domain-containing protein, producing MTGSAPFSAPQRSYEAERRFTTLGLDHDPWDYWSEVTRTAFVAMRAAALPGSAPVPGKHGFAASAVARVTGGLLVSTMRADPHEAARTPDLVRRAAGEDFFLTLLTEGSARLRQGDHAAEMGPGDFALVDSAHPYVFRFDRPFRSVVLQIPRAMLTSRSAVAEHVTAVPFRTTRGTGAFVSPVLRALAEQGHDLGEATTASFTRNLLDLLATACDALGSDVSGKASAAVHRRDLRRAKAHLADRLHDPGLTLLAASHDLGFSLRYLHELFREADTTPRAWLYALRLDRARAMLSGAGYDAQSISSIALRVGFKDASHFSRAFKSRFGTNPATYRRTHHTSKGNRVR from the coding sequence ATGACTGGGAGCGCGCCGTTTTCGGCACCACAGCGCAGCTACGAAGCCGAAAGGCGTTTCACCACGCTCGGCCTGGACCATGACCCGTGGGACTACTGGAGCGAGGTGACCCGCACGGCGTTCGTCGCCATGCGTGCGGCCGCACTGCCCGGCTCGGCTCCCGTCCCAGGTAAGCACGGCTTCGCTGCGTCCGCTGTCGCCCGGGTGACGGGCGGGCTGCTGGTCAGCACCATGCGGGCGGATCCGCATGAGGCCGCTCGTACGCCTGACCTGGTCAGGAGGGCGGCAGGAGAGGACTTCTTCCTGACGCTGCTCACCGAGGGATCGGCCAGGCTCCGGCAAGGCGACCACGCCGCCGAGATGGGTCCCGGCGACTTCGCTCTCGTGGACAGTGCCCACCCCTACGTGTTCCGCTTCGACCGCCCGTTCCGCTCGGTGGTCCTTCAGATACCCCGCGCGATGCTCACCTCCCGCTCCGCCGTCGCCGAGCACGTCACAGCCGTACCGTTCCGGACCACGCGCGGCACGGGCGCCTTCGTCAGCCCCGTCCTGCGCGCCCTGGCCGAACAAGGTCATGACCTCGGCGAGGCGACCACCGCATCCTTCACGAGGAACCTTCTCGATCTCCTGGCCACCGCGTGTGACGCTCTCGGCTCGGACGTCTCCGGGAAAGCGAGTGCGGCCGTTCACCGACGTGATCTTCGCCGGGCCAAAGCCCACCTCGCCGACCGGCTCCACGACCCCGGCCTCACGCTGCTGGCAGCCAGCCACGACCTGGGCTTTTCACTGCGCTATCTGCATGAGCTGTTCCGCGAGGCCGACACCACACCGCGCGCATGGCTCTATGCCCTGAGGCTCGACCGCGCCCGCGCCATGCTGTCGGGGGCCGGATACGACGCTCAGAGCATCAGCAGCATCGCGCTGCGCGTCGGGTTCAAGGATGCTTCCCACTTCTCACGGGCGTTCAAGTCCCGCTTCGGGACCAACCCCGCCACCTACCGCAGAACGCATCACACGTCGAAGGGCAATCGCGTCCGTTGA